GTCATAAGAAATCGCATGCCACGTTAAAGTAAAAACAGTGCCACTTTTTTCAtgtgctttaaaaaaaagtactatttTTACTTTTGCTTTGCTTATATAAAGTGTAGCCGGCACTAGCCTTGTATTTCATTAAGTCTGGTGTTTTTAACAAAGATTTATAAGATTCAAATCCTCCATCCCTAACTTAAAAATGTGTATCCCAAAGAAAAATTGCTGCCCTGCTCTAACCCAAGTCCCtgaattatcatttttttttttgagaagccacCCCAGAAAGAGGGGGGGAGGAATATATTAAGGAAGATCAGAAAGGTACATAGAAACAATATCAGAGGGTAAGTCCTCCATCCAAGCATGAAAATGCGAAAACTTACACGCTGATCTTGCTAAACTATGAGCTACTGTATTACCCTGCCTACAAGTatgacaaaaagaaaagtatagCACCTATGAAATCAGTTCTGCATCTGCACTCAATATAAGGTACGCCCACATAGTCACGGGTCTTTCGCTCAACTTCTCAACAACCCTCTCCAACAATTTATTCCAACTGCAGCTTGAGCTGCCGGCAGTAACCAAGCCAATCATGTTATTCCATTATAGAGGGCACTAAGCCAGAGACATGAACCAAAACTAACTCCAAATATCTAGGCGGTTGACACTGGTATGgtttttatatagatatattcAGTTTGTCAGAAGAGAGAATAAAAGCGcatatagcaaaaaaattaatagtagcAGGTTGGTTTTGACTCCAAGATCAACATTCTCCTGGCTGAGACGTACTTAAGATAATtccaacaaaaatttaattgtaagaGTAGATTAAATATCAAGAATGGGAGGAGGAGATTACTGATTCCGGCAAGTATTGGTAtccaaaaaatttgaattagCCGAATTTAATTTATCAATCACAGGAACTACATAATATTAAATGCTTAACTTGCAAGCCTTCAACAGACTGCTGAAGCAGCTATTTCAATAAAGCTAAACAACGAGCTGGTAAAATGGAACTAGACACTACAATCCTCTTAATCAGCAAAATTGGGAGGCACTCAAATTAAGTTTTGATTCATTCCTTTCCCAGATTATATggaacatatataaatatatatgtataaatctGTTCATATCCTGTTGATTGCCAAACCCAGTGGGCATGAACAGACTAATCAGTCTTCTTATCATGGAAAGGGAGTAACATTAATGAGCAACAAAAACTGAACTTTTAAGAAGACCATATCAGGGTCTTACAAGAGTTGTACGCCTAAGTTATTCAGAAACAACTTAATCAGTTGTAGGTGCTCCTTGGTTTAGCTCTGCAAATCTCATGCCAACACGCATTGAGTGCTTCAGGAACTTCTCAGCACACCTACGCACACACGTCTCCTCTTGCTTGGTTAGGGATTTGCGTTGAAAAGTATCCACACAGTCCGTAAAACATCTCTCCACCAATGAATTATACATCCTTAGACTGCAATTTGTTTTGATCAAGAAGACAATATGAAAGAGTCAGAGGCCTTAACACTCAAACATCATAATAAGTTTACTGTAGCTTCTACTTGGTATCAGAATTCAAAACTGAAGTAACTggataacacacaaggcattcTATAGTCAGAAACCAAAATCAATTACATGAAGTAGATCAATAAGTTCCAACAAGAAgtataaatttgtatttgtgTGCTGATGCGGTATAATCCTTGCTTATAGTAAAACAGACATCATATCTTAGAATTATCTGAGAATGGAAGAATCATCAAACAAAGAGAGCCTTCTGCAGCACATGGCCTTTGTAAGGCTTTATAAACAGACTGCTAAATTGAGCAGCCACATTAAtcaagtaattaattaaaactcTACACAGCCATCTCTCAGCACAAGGTCAATGTAAAATCTACAGTACTCTGGGAATAATATGCTACTTAAATGTCTGTATTTTGAAGCAGTTGTAGTTAGGGCTGTGATATTCTGTCTATACATAACTGTCTATACATAACACATTCAGTATTGATAAATTCCATAGACGATTTTGGATCATAATTATATAATCCAGACTTTTCCAAGGCCATGGAGATTAGAAGACATACTGAACCATGTATATAAAACGATAGAGGTCAGAACCAAGGGAAACATGTTGCACATGCCATCAGCTGATATATCAGGTAACAGat
The sequence above is drawn from the Quercus robur chromosome 7, dhQueRobu3.1, whole genome shotgun sequence genome and encodes:
- the LOC126691601 gene encoding mitochondrial import inner membrane translocase subunit Tim9; translation: MDKNMIADLESLPESDKARMSTLIEQLQIRDSLRMYNSLVERCFTDCVDTFQRKSLTKQEETCVRRCAEKFLKHSMRVGMRFAELNQGAPTTD